A region from the Palaemon carinicauda isolate YSFRI2023 chromosome 16, ASM3689809v2, whole genome shotgun sequence genome encodes:
- the LOC137655472 gene encoding piggyBac transposable element-derived protein 3-like, which yields MYWTETPDVFNNFVSGSIRRDTFDEILISLPFADNINMTDDRFCKVCPLFQDLNNVSNLQFQQEFHSMDEVMILYYGKYGTNQFITGKSLRFGFKVWAACTSDGSLLYCEPYYGYDTLIPDIGLGQGPNVAVKMSSKINLQAGQHARFDNIFTSLPLVENLVNRGI from the exons ATGTACTGGACTGAAACTCCCGATGTTTTCAATAACTTTGTTTCTGgaagcattaggagagatacatttgatGAAATTCTTATAAGTCTTCCTTTTGCTGACAACATAAATATGACCGACGACCGATTTTGTAAG gtatGTCCACTTTTCCAGGACCtcaataatgtcagcaatcttcagTTTCAACAAGAATTCCATAGCATGGATGAAGTTATGATCCTTTATTATGGAAAATACGGGACTAATCAGTTTATAACAGGCAAGTCattaagatttggtttcaaagtttgggctgcatgtacttcagacggatctcttctctATTGTGAACCCTATTACGGGTATGACACTTTaatccctgatataggactgggcCAAGGTCCAAATGTCGCAGTAAAGATGTCTAGTaagatcaatttacaggctggccagcatgcaAGGTTTGACAATATCTTCACCTCATTACCATTGGTAGAAAATTTAGTAAATCGAGGAATATGA